From a region of the Coffea arabica cultivar ET-39 chromosome 3e, Coffea Arabica ET-39 HiFi, whole genome shotgun sequence genome:
- the LOC113737807 gene encoding uncharacterized protein: protein MNELFGSIPAQIGNLSKLIYLDFSFNQLSREIPPEIGLLRNLQVLHLRQNHLSGPIPEELSHLVYLTEVDLNTNNINGTIPSSLANLVNLTYLSLYGNLLSGSIPPEIGNLSNLVTAFLSSNLLTRSIPPDLGNLNKLETLFLFQNNLSGSIPVELGQLKSLQILSLFGNNLIGTIPTSLGNLTNLTVLHLYDNQLSGSIPQELGNLELLTDLELDRNELRGSIPKSFGDLSNLESLFLRENQLSDSIPEELGKLAKLAVMEMDTNQFSGHLPEHLCQNRTLQNFTVSNNRLTGPIPISLKNCSSLFRARFQGNQLTGNLSEMFGIYPNLNFMDLSNNEFYGGISGNWGRCPNLAALFLADNHLTGRIPSELGNVSQLHVLDLSSNDFTGEIPKQVMMLASMLKLNLQNNQLFGNIPEEVGQLKNLLYLDLSGNFLHGSIPENFGDFQQLFYLNLSNNNLSQQIPPQMGELTRLSILDLSHNYITGEIPSEFGSLQSLEILDLSHNYLSGFLPKALAELPGSLHINISFNNFEGPIPYGKAFKNITIEELRGNKGLCGNITGLQVCESPRLSRKHVKGKGFKLVLVIVLPLLGSLLLLCAFFGALKVCRQRKRKTTENVEDADLFSITTYDGKAMYREIIKATEEFSQIFCIGEGGFGSVYKTVLPPSNLVAVKRLHLLPEKVYFDSFLNEIRALTNIKHRNIVKLYGFCSTSKHSLLVYEYLERGSLAKIFSVDEEAKELDWEKRVNIIKGVAHALSYMHHDCTPSIVHRDISSNNVLLDSEYEARLSDFGTAKFLRKDSSNWTTLAGTIGYVAPELAYTMRVTEKCDVYSFGILTLETIKGTHPGDIVANLMSSTPGNIELKDLLDQRLPHPTEETEKILISTIKLAKACLHVNPESRPTMHMISSLLSVGAPCRQQVGKY from the exons ATGAATGAGCTTTTTGGCAGCATACCAGCCCAGATTGGCAATCTCTCCAAGCTCATTTATCTCGATTTCTCGTTCAATCAGCTGTCACGAGAAATCCCACCCGAAATTGGGTTGTTACGAAATCTTCAAGTCCTCCATCTGAGACAAAATCACTTGTCTGGTCCAATTCCTGAGGAATTAAGCCATTTAGTCTATCTTACTGAGGTTGATTTGAATACCAATAATATCAATGGCACAATTCCATCTTCCTTGGCAAATTTGGTTAACTTGACATACTTGTCTTTGTATGGAAACCTATTATCTGGTTCCATTCCTCCAGAAATAGGAAACTTATCCAATCTTGTCACTGCTTTTTTGAGCTCTAACCTTCTAACACGTTCAATTCCACCTGATCTAGGTAACCTCAATAAGTTGGAGACCTTGTTCCTTTTCCAAAACAATCTGTCCGGTTCCATTCCAGTTGAGTTAGGGCAGTTGAAATCACTTCAAATTTTGAGCTTGTTCGGAAATAATCTCATTGGCACAATTCCAACATCACTGGGTAATCTGACAAATTTGACTGTCCTCCATCTCTATGATAACCAACTCTCAGGCTCAATTCCCCAAGAGTTGGGCAACCTAGAGCTACTTACAGATTTGGAACTAGACAGGAATGAACTGAGGGGTTCTATTCCTAAATCATTTGGTGATCTGAGCAACCTGGAATCTCTGTTTCTGCGTGAAAACCAACTTTCTGATTCCATTCCAGAGGAACTTGGGAAGTTGGCAAAGTTGGCTGTGATGGAAATGGATACAAATCAATTCTCTGGTCATCTACCGGAACATCTTTGCCAAAATAGAACACTTCAAAACTTCACGGTAAGCAACAACAGGCTGACCGGTCCAATCCCGATAAGCTTGAAAAATTGCTCGAGTTTATTTAGAGCTCGATTTCAGGGAAACCAGCTGACTGGGAACCTGTCAGAGATGTTTGGTATCTACCCCAACTTGAATTTCATGGATCTTAGCAACAATGAATTCTATGGCGGAATTTCTGGCAACTGGGGTAGATGCCCAAACTTGGCAGCACTTTTTCTCGCCGACAATCACCTCACAGGTCGGATCCCTTCAGAGCTGGGAAATGTATCTCAACTTCATGTACTTGATTTGTCTTCCAATGACTTTACTGGGGAAATTCCAAAGCAAGTTATGATGCTGGCTTCTATGCTCAAACTAAATCTACAAAATAACCAACTTTTTGGCAATATACCTGAAGAAGTAGGTCAGCTCAAAAATCTGCTTTATCTTGACCTGTCAGGAAATTTCTTGCATGGATCTATCCCagaaaattttggagatttCCAGCAATTGTTTTACCTGAATTTGAGCAACAACAACTTGAGTCAACAGATTCCACCTCAGATGGGTGAGTTAACTCGACTTTCTATCTTGGATCTGAGTCATAATTACATCACAGGAGAAATACCATCTGAGTTCGGAAGTTTACAGAGTCTAGAGATATTGGATCTTTCCCATAATTACCTCTCGGGTTTCCTTCCAAAGGCTTTGGCAGAGCTGCCTGGTTCTTTGCATATTAACATATCTTTCAATAACTTTGAGGGTCCAATTCCTTACGGCAAAGCCTTTAAAAATATCACCATAGAAGAACTGAGGGGAAACAAAGGTTTGTGTGGCAATATTACTGGTTTACAAGTATGTGAAAGTCCTCGATTGAGTAGAAAGCATGTAAAGGGTAAGGGGTTCAAACTTGTTCTTGTAATTGTGCTCCCTCTTCTAGGATCACTCTTACTTCTTTGTGCATTCTTTGGAGCTCTTAAAGTTTGtcgacaaagaaaaagaaagaccaCAGAGAATGTCGAGGATGCTGATTTGTTTTCCATAACCACCTATGATGGCAAAGCAATGTACCGAGAAATTATAAAAGCAACAGAAGAGTTTAGCCAAATATTCTGCATCGGGGAGGGAGGTTTTGGAAGTGTGTACAAAACAGTTCTTCCACCTTCTAACTTAGTAGCTGTAAAGAGACTTCATCTGTTGCCCGAGAAGGTCTACTTCGACAGTTTCTTGAACGAGATAAGAGCCTTGACAAACATCAAGCATAGAAACATTGTGAAACTCTATGGGTTCTGCTCAACTTCCAAACACTCCTTGTTGGTCTATGAGTACCTTGAGCGAGGTAGCTTGGCCAAAATTTTTAGCGTGGATGAAGAAGCCAAGGAACTAGACTGGGAAAAGAGGGTGAACATCATCAAAGGCGTGGCTCATGCCCTATCTTACATGCATCATGATTGCACGCCTTCAATAGTTCATCGGGACATATCAAGTAACAATGTTTTGCTTGATTCAGAATATGAGGCTCGTCTTTCAGACTTCGGCACTGCTAAATTTCTCAGGAAGGACTCATCCAATTGGACTACTCTTGCTGGCACAATTGGATATGTAGCACCAG AGCTTGCCTATACAATGAGAGTCACTGAAAAATGTGATGTCTATAGCTTTGGAATCTTGACATTGGAAACAATCAAAGGGACGCACCCTGGTGACATAGTTGCCAATCTAATGTCTTCAACACCTGGAAACATAGAACTCAAGGACTTGTTGGATCAGAGACTTCCGCATCCCACGGAAGAAACTGAAAAGATTCTGATATCCACCATCAAACTAGCAAAGGCGTGTTTACATGTGAATCCAGAATCTAGGCCTACTATGCATATGATTTCTAGTTTGTTATCTGTTGGTGCACCATGTCGCCAACAAGTAGGCAAGTATTAG